One Candidatus Methanoperedens sp. DNA segment encodes these proteins:
- a CDS encoding DUF2683 family protein — protein MVKAIVNINERANRVLNIVKAKHGLKTKSEAINKVVSEYGKSLLEPELDILKTCKERSEKDADDREKDKTDL, from the coding sequence ATGGTAAAAGCGATAGTGAATATAAACGAAAGAGCCAACAGGGTATTAAATATAGTAAAAGCAAAACATGGTTTGAAAACCAAATCTGAAGCTATTAATAAAGTGGTAAGTGAGTATGGAAAATCACTTCTTGAACCTGAACTGGATATTCTCAAAACTTGCAAAGAGAGATCCGAAAAAGATGCGGATGATCGAGAAAAAGATAAAACAGATTTGTGA